From the genome of Planctomycetia bacterium, one region includes:
- a CDS encoding response regulator transcription factor: MSRLNLLLVEDDPVIGKSLKQGLGEASQDCDWARNGDEGLAMAKSQQYDALIFDIMLPGISGLDVLRKIRADGIRTPTILLTALGSVDERVAGLKAGADDYIVKPFALPELLARIEAVCRRASARPAPVLHAGPLELDLTNRRVKCGERDVDLSPTEFSLLELLMRNAGQVVTRKMLCEHLWKSDWEGATNVIEVHVNRLRNKLDKLLPDPMIETVRGRGYAVRAS, from the coding sequence ATGTCTCGCTTAAATCTCCTGTTGGTCGAAGACGATCCCGTCATCGGGAAATCCCTCAAGCAAGGCCTCGGCGAAGCTTCGCAAGATTGCGATTGGGCTCGTAACGGCGACGAAGGCCTCGCGATGGCGAAGAGCCAGCAGTACGACGCCCTGATCTTCGACATCATGCTGCCCGGCATTTCCGGCCTCGACGTCTTGCGAAAGATTCGTGCCGACGGCATTCGCACCCCGACGATCTTGCTCACGGCTCTCGGAAGCGTCGACGAACGGGTGGCCGGCCTTAAGGCAGGTGCCGACGATTACATCGTGAAGCCGTTCGCGTTGCCGGAGCTCTTGGCTCGGATCGAGGCCGTTTGTCGCCGTGCTTCGGCGCGCCCGGCGCCGGTCTTGCATGCTGGGCCGTTGGAACTCGACCTGACGAACCGACGAGTCAAATGCGGCGAGCGCGACGTCGATCTCTCGCCCACCGAGTTCAGCCTGCTGGAACTTCTCATGCGCAACGCCGGGCAGGTCGTGACCCGGAAGATGCTGTGCGAGCATTTGTGGAAGTCGGATTGGGAAGGTGCGACCAACGTCATCGAAGTCCACGTGAACCGGCTGCGCAACAAGCTCGATAAACTTCTGCCCGACCCGATGATCGAAACCGTGCGAGGGCGCGGGTATGCCGTTCGCGCGAGTTAA